In Streptomyces sp. NBC_00569, a single genomic region encodes these proteins:
- a CDS encoding GYD domain-containing protein: MPKFLIRATYTPEGTKGLLKEGASSRRAAVDHVVTNLGGQVEAMYFAFGEDDIVLIVDFPDPVSMAAVSLTVKASGALHTPGTRNRPCRLPPSVTDQAVSPDITG; this comes from the coding sequence ATGCCGAAGTTCCTCATCCGGGCCACCTACACGCCCGAGGGCACCAAGGGTCTGCTCAAGGAAGGCGCGAGCAGCCGTCGCGCCGCCGTCGACCATGTCGTCACCAACCTCGGCGGGCAGGTCGAGGCCATGTACTTCGCCTTCGGGGAGGACGACATCGTACTTATCGTCGACTTCCCCGACCCGGTCTCCATGGCGGCCGTCAGCCTCACCGTCAAAGCCAGCGGAGCCCTGCACACCCCCGGTACCCGGAACCGACCGTGCCGCCTACCGCCGTCCGTAACCGACCAGGCAGTGTCGCCTGACATCACCGGCTGA
- a CDS encoding glycosyl hydrolase, which produces MSDTDAQDDHSFTRRRLLRTAAVAGAGTALAWSTPTGTALAASPGSAATPASAAAQVDRTGWLAHPGRPVQPRFRWWWPDGLVDPREIRREVDQIADAGFGGVEIAAVTHSLDDKTVLHVAENGWGTPVWTARVEAALDQAAKRGITIDLTAGPSWPTAVPSITADSEAAVKELAHGSVQVAGGATYTGPVPAPLVAAASGVTRQQLILVQAARVDTANSTRKETGLSFSSVRDLTDQVADGSISWTAPPDGEWVLIAYWLRGSGQTPESGPHTSPTAYVVDHFSEAGAQAVIDFWEAHILTAPVRRLLKKAGGALFEDSLEIETAALQWTPGLPAAFEKHCGYALEPYLPAVILNKSNQVFAFDAALTRQVRHDFWETVSRLFDDHHVAVLKKWAHSLGLKLRMQPYGLQTDAITTASILDIPEGESLGFKNLDDYRCLAGGRDMAGQTILSCESGAYTGGAYNTTWQKFLTTMGGAYAAGVNQTVVHGFSYATAPGVKWPGYAAFTPYHGKVGYGESWGPRQPTWQHVPDISGYLSRIHQVLQSGTARADVAVFRQTGYTATGIGASWFTASGVPLGWAHQFISAPLLELPGAKVSGGRLAPQGPAYKALFIEGDFFSGSACTLRVRDAERLLDFTKAGLPIVMLGAWDTATVPGLPADGENERLRTLIGELLTQPRVRRVSDKADVPAALADLGVQPDVRYATASTLLNAHRVANGVDYYYLCNGKHAENVKPPVAPIDHEVTLRRTGYDGVPYLLDPWTGNARRIGRYAEDGDSIQLRVALHPAETLLVAIGRPGLFGDRGGKQPHAVSSQAESVQFVNGDLTVRHSAAVTFDTVLSQDASTTTVSTTIGEVPEPRVLSAWQLHVEDWRPGGAPTTTTVTGHDLKLDALAPWSQLEGLEDVSGVGRYRTTVTLERPWTGGYGAYLELGTPSGTCRVTVNGRQLDPVDQINPVVDVGPWLKRGDNTIEVEVASTLANRLRVSDPDVYGGLARQQYGLTGPVRLVPYGQARIG; this is translated from the coding sequence ATGAGTGACACCGACGCCCAGGACGACCACAGCTTCACCCGCCGACGACTGCTGCGGACCGCGGCCGTCGCGGGAGCAGGCACCGCGCTGGCCTGGAGCACCCCAACCGGCACCGCGCTGGCCGCCTCCCCCGGGTCCGCGGCCACCCCAGCGTCCGCAGCGGCCCAGGTCGACCGCACAGGCTGGCTCGCGCACCCCGGACGGCCGGTGCAGCCGAGGTTCCGCTGGTGGTGGCCGGACGGCCTGGTGGACCCGCGCGAGATCAGACGCGAGGTGGACCAGATCGCCGACGCCGGGTTCGGCGGCGTGGAGATCGCCGCAGTCACCCACAGCCTGGACGACAAGACGGTGCTCCACGTAGCCGAGAACGGTTGGGGCACCCCGGTGTGGACGGCCCGCGTCGAGGCCGCCCTGGACCAGGCCGCCAAACGCGGGATCACCATCGACCTCACAGCGGGTCCCAGCTGGCCCACGGCAGTCCCCTCCATCACTGCGGACAGCGAGGCCGCCGTCAAGGAACTCGCTCATGGTTCAGTGCAGGTGGCCGGCGGAGCGACCTACACGGGACCAGTCCCGGCGCCCCTCGTCGCCGCCGCGTCGGGCGTCACACGCCAACAGCTGATCCTCGTACAGGCAGCGCGGGTCGACACCGCCAACTCCACGCGCAAGGAGACCGGACTCAGCTTCTCCTCCGTGCGCGATCTGACCGACCAGGTCGCCGACGGATCCATCAGCTGGACCGCACCGCCGGACGGCGAATGGGTCCTCATCGCCTACTGGCTGCGCGGCTCCGGCCAGACCCCGGAGTCCGGTCCCCACACCTCCCCCACCGCGTACGTCGTGGACCACTTCAGCGAGGCCGGCGCCCAGGCAGTGATCGACTTCTGGGAAGCGCACATCCTGACCGCCCCGGTCCGCAGGCTACTCAAGAAGGCCGGAGGCGCCCTCTTCGAGGACTCGCTCGAGATCGAGACCGCCGCACTCCAGTGGACCCCCGGCCTGCCCGCCGCATTCGAGAAGCACTGCGGTTACGCGTTGGAGCCGTATCTGCCCGCAGTGATCCTCAACAAGAGCAACCAGGTCTTCGCCTTCGACGCCGCACTCACCCGCCAGGTCCGGCACGACTTCTGGGAGACCGTCTCCAGGCTCTTCGACGACCACCATGTCGCGGTGCTGAAGAAGTGGGCGCACTCCCTCGGCCTGAAGCTGCGGATGCAGCCGTACGGATTGCAGACCGACGCGATCACCACCGCTTCGATCCTGGACATACCCGAAGGCGAATCACTCGGATTCAAGAACCTCGACGACTACCGTTGCCTGGCGGGCGGACGCGACATGGCCGGCCAGACCATCCTGTCCTGCGAGTCGGGCGCCTACACGGGAGGCGCCTACAACACGACATGGCAGAAGTTCCTGACCACGATGGGCGGAGCCTACGCAGCCGGGGTCAACCAGACCGTGGTGCACGGTTTCTCGTACGCCACGGCGCCCGGCGTCAAGTGGCCGGGCTACGCGGCGTTCACCCCCTACCACGGCAAGGTCGGTTACGGGGAATCCTGGGGACCTCGGCAGCCGACCTGGCAGCATGTCCCGGACATCTCCGGCTACCTCAGCCGCATCCACCAAGTTCTGCAGTCCGGCACCGCCCGAGCCGACGTCGCGGTGTTTCGCCAGACCGGGTACACCGCGACCGGGATCGGCGCCTCGTGGTTCACCGCGAGCGGCGTTCCCCTCGGCTGGGCCCACCAGTTCATCAGCGCCCCACTGCTGGAACTGCCGGGCGCGAAAGTTTCGGGCGGCCGGCTCGCTCCCCAAGGCCCCGCCTACAAGGCGCTGTTCATCGAGGGTGACTTCTTCTCCGGTTCCGCCTGCACACTCCGGGTGCGGGACGCCGAACGGCTCCTGGACTTCACCAAAGCCGGCCTTCCCATCGTCATGCTGGGCGCCTGGGACACCGCGACGGTGCCCGGCCTGCCCGCCGACGGCGAGAACGAGCGACTGCGGACGCTCATCGGCGAGCTGCTCACCCAGCCACGGGTGCGCAGGGTGTCAGACAAGGCCGACGTCCCGGCGGCCTTGGCCGACCTGGGTGTACAGCCGGACGTCCGGTACGCGACTGCTTCCACGCTACTCAATGCCCATCGGGTCGCCAACGGCGTCGACTACTACTACCTGTGCAACGGCAAGCACGCCGAGAACGTGAAGCCACCGGTCGCCCCCATAGACCACGAGGTCACTCTGCGCCGGACCGGATACGACGGCGTCCCCTATCTACTCGACCCGTGGACCGGAAACGCTCGCCGCATCGGCCGGTATGCGGAGGACGGCGACTCCATCCAGCTGCGCGTGGCCCTCCACCCCGCCGAGACGCTGCTCGTGGCCATCGGCCGGCCGGGCCTCTTCGGCGACCGCGGCGGCAAACAGCCGCACGCCGTGAGCAGCCAGGCCGAGTCCGTGCAGTTCGTGAACGGTGATCTGACGGTCCGCCACTCAGCCGCCGTCACCTTCGACACCGTGCTGTCCCAGGACGCTTCCACAACGACCGTCAGCACCACGATCGGTGAGGTGCCGGAGCCCAGGGTGCTGTCGGCCTGGCAGCTGCACGTGGAGGACTGGCGACCGGGAGGTGCCCCGACCACGACCACCGTGACGGGGCACGACCTGAAGCTCGACGCTCTGGCGCCCTGGTCGCAGCTGGAGGGCCTGGAGGACGTCTCTGGGGTGGGCCGCTATCGCACCACCGTCACCCTGGAACGGCCATGGACCGGCGGATACGGCGCCTACCTGGAACTGGGCACGCCGAGCGGTACCTGCCGCGTGACCGTCAACGGCAGACAGCTCGACCCCGTCGACCAGATCAACCCGGTGGTGGACGTCGGCCCGTGGCTGAAGCGAGGTGACAACACGATCGAGGTGGAGGTGGCATCCACCCTCGCCAACCGGCTGCGGGTGAGCGACCCCGATGTCTACGGCGGGCTCGCTCGCCAGCAGTACGGCCTGACCGGCCCGGTCCGACTGGTGCCGTACGGACAGGCCCGCATCGGCTGA